In a genomic window of Mycolicibacterium neoaurum VKM Ac-1815D:
- a CDS encoding HNH endonuclease signature motif containing protein gives MPPGDDVGPGLGRLVDCPRPVVDDEVLLGVLASAVSARNLLDLVISSAVVAAERAGVPGRRHLRTGADLLRLLGMSPGAAARAVRVGRAASSLPALTVAQRVGGIGIEFADAVGKGVTHIDARTPLSDDERAAVVTKLMIQTTPAEVAAKARTIAIDRVAALPVEQQVVPVAEDTALNEMTLVQNAEGRFEATLDLDVTTGEELCAALDPLCRPVPLPDGSPDPRPIDVRRAEAIGLVLRTYLAQSRRPMSGGVLPHVTLIRPGAPGVSGEAVDRLGFGGPVSRATAELIGCDATLTSVIVDHTGVPLDVGRAQRLFTPAIRKALAVRDGGCAHPGCGRPVSWCDAHHIHPWSDGGTTSVDNGVLLCRLHHTLIHHGGWQVYLGRDRHPWFIPPHTPEAPEPAHLRSHTRRTMTDLPAAA, from the coding sequence GTGCCACCGGGGGATGATGTCGGGCCGGGTTTGGGTCGGTTGGTGGATTGTCCGCGGCCGGTGGTCGATGACGAGGTCTTGTTGGGTGTGTTGGCGTCGGCGGTGTCGGCGCGGAATCTGCTGGACTTGGTGATCTCCTCGGCGGTGGTGGCGGCCGAACGGGCCGGTGTGCCGGGTCGGCGGCACCTACGCACCGGGGCTGATCTTCTCCGGCTGTTGGGCATGTCCCCGGGTGCGGCGGCACGGGCGGTACGGGTGGGACGCGCCGCATCGTCGTTGCCGGCGTTGACGGTCGCGCAGCGGGTGGGCGGGATCGGTATCGAGTTCGCCGACGCCGTGGGCAAAGGCGTCACCCATATCGACGCGCGGACGCCGTTGTCCGACGACGAACGAGCAGCCGTAGTGACCAAACTGATGATCCAGACCACCCCGGCCGAAGTAGCCGCCAAGGCCCGCACGATCGCCATCGACCGAGTCGCGGCGCTACCGGTCGAGCAGCAGGTGGTGCCGGTCGCCGAGGACACCGCGCTCAACGAGATGACGCTGGTGCAGAACGCTGAGGGCCGGTTCGAGGCCACCCTCGATCTGGACGTGACGACCGGGGAAGAGCTGTGTGCGGCGTTGGATCCGTTGTGCCGGCCGGTCCCGCTACCGGACGGGTCCCCGGACCCCCGCCCGATCGATGTCCGCCGGGCGGAGGCGATCGGGCTGGTGCTGCGCACCTATCTGGCGCAGTCACGGCGTCCGATGTCTGGCGGGGTGTTGCCGCACGTCACCCTCATCCGACCGGGTGCCCCGGGCGTGAGTGGGGAGGCGGTGGATCGGTTGGGGTTCGGTGGACCGGTCAGCAGGGCGACCGCGGAGTTGATCGGCTGTGATGCGACGTTGACCTCGGTGATCGTCGACCACACCGGGGTGCCGCTGGATGTCGGGCGCGCCCAGCGGTTGTTCACCCCCGCGATTCGTAAAGCGCTGGCCGTCCGTGACGGCGGGTGCGCACACCCGGGATGCGGGCGGCCGGTGTCCTGGTGCGATGCCCACCACATCCACCCCTGGAGTGACGGCGGCACAACCAGTGTGGACAACGGCGTGCTGCTCTGCCGGTTGCACCACACCCTCATCCATCACGGTGGCTGGCAGGTCTACCTCGGCCGCGACCGCCACCCCTGGTTCATCCCACCCCACACACCAGAAGCACCCGAGCCGGCACACCTGCGATCCCACACCCGACGCACCATGACCGACCTACCGGCGGCGGCGTGA
- a CDS encoding ISL3 family transposase codes for MRVSTAFNRLLQIPGASVVEVSIGDRDVEVTLRPTARLLRCPCSKRVRSVYDRRRRRWRHLDLGTKRLWLTYDIRRLHCPDCGVTTEEVPWARPGARFSRDFEDTVLWLAQRTDRTTVSTLMRCAWESVTSIIKRGVAELLDQRRLRALYQIGVDEICYRHPHRYLTIIGDHTSGTVIDVQPGKSRESLAKFYTSQPDSTLAGIQAVTMDVSSVYTAATQEHLPQATICYDGFHILQWVNRALDRVFSEAAAGPDRVHMSSTQWRTTRWALRTGEDKLPDDKRALVNEIAKQNRHVGRAWALKEQARDLYRYDHEPGAARQLLRAWITAAKRSRIPAFAALGKRFEVYTEPILAAIELKLSNALAEGINAKIRLINARGYGHHSAETLTSMIYLCLGGLHIKLPTKT; via the coding sequence GTGCGCGTCAGTACTGCATTTAACCGTCTTCTTCAGATTCCTGGTGCATCCGTGGTCGAGGTGTCGATCGGCGACCGCGACGTCGAAGTCACCCTGCGCCCCACAGCCCGACTGCTGAGGTGCCCCTGCAGCAAACGCGTCCGGTCAGTCTATGACCGCCGCCGGCGGCGATGGCGACACCTCGATCTGGGCACCAAACGACTGTGGCTGACCTACGACATCCGCCGACTGCACTGCCCGGATTGCGGTGTGACCACCGAAGAGGTGCCCTGGGCCCGCCCGGGAGCCAGGTTCAGCCGAGACTTCGAAGACACGGTGCTGTGGCTGGCCCAGCGCACCGACCGCACGACAGTGTCCACACTGATGCGCTGCGCCTGGGAATCGGTCACCTCGATCATCAAACGCGGAGTCGCTGAGCTGCTCGACCAACGTCGACTAAGGGCCCTGTATCAGATCGGTGTCGACGAGATCTGTTACCGCCACCCGCACCGCTATCTCACCATCATCGGCGATCACACGTCTGGCACCGTCATCGATGTCCAACCCGGAAAGAGTCGCGAATCACTCGCTAAATTCTATACAAGCCAACCAGATTCGACCCTCGCCGGAATCCAAGCGGTCACCATGGACGTCAGCAGCGTCTACACCGCAGCCACCCAAGAGCACCTGCCCCAGGCAACGATCTGCTACGACGGATTCCACATTCTGCAATGGGTCAACCGTGCACTGGACCGTGTCTTCTCCGAGGCTGCCGCTGGGCCAGACCGAGTCCACATGTCCTCAACGCAATGGCGGACCACCCGCTGGGCGCTGCGCACCGGAGAGGACAAACTCCCCGACGACAAACGCGCCCTGGTCAACGAGATCGCCAAACAGAACCGGCACGTCGGGCGGGCATGGGCACTCAAAGAACAAGCTCGCGACCTCTACCGCTACGACCACGAACCCGGCGCTGCACGCCAACTCCTCAGAGCCTGGATCACCGCCGCCAAACGCTCCCGCATCCCGGCCTTCGCCGCACTGGGCAAACGGTTCGAGGTCTACACCGAACCCATCCTCGCTGCGATTGAACTCAAACTGTCCAACGCACTCGCCGAAGGCATCAACGCCAAGATCCGACTCATCAACGCACGCGGCTACGGACATCACTCAGCCGAAACACTGACCTCGATGATCTACCTGTGCCTCGGCGGGCTCCACATCAAGCTCCCCACGAAAACCTGA
- a CDS encoding DUF3054 domain-containing protein, with amino-acid sequence MSERTGLPPTRPAIALLTDVACVLVFCTIGRRSHSEGLTLTGIAETAWPFITGTVAGWLAARAYPGDFKPSAIYPTGLIVWASTVIIGMLLRKATSAGTAPSFIVVATLTTAALLIGWRAVAAAVARR; translated from the coding sequence GTGAGTGAGCGAACCGGACTCCCGCCGACCAGACCAGCCATCGCGCTACTCACCGATGTGGCATGCGTGCTGGTGTTCTGCACCATCGGACGGCGCAGTCACTCCGAGGGCTTGACCCTCACCGGTATCGCCGAGACCGCATGGCCCTTCATCACGGGGACAGTGGCGGGCTGGCTCGCGGCCCGCGCCTACCCCGGCGACTTCAAGCCCTCGGCGATATACCCAACCGGTCTCATTGTCTGGGCCAGCACCGTGATCATCGGGATGCTGTTACGCAAGGCGACGTCGGCGGGCACAGCGCCGAGCTTCATCGTCGTGGCCACACTGACCACCGCAGCGTTGCTCATCGGATGGCGAGCCGTCGCCGCCGCTGTAGCACGCCGCTAG
- a CDS encoding M23 family metallopeptidase encodes MATPVLARAVAAPVPVRATDGRTHLAYELLLTNAMDQDITVDSLQVRAGDAGEPLLTLSGADLAERTRILGTTAPTGRLGPAQSALVWLDVSTDEDAAPTELDHQVQVTLTTPMPPLLPPQLTETVAPVTVQSRTPVVIAPPLRGPQWWDANGCCGMTPHRMAINPIDGALWGAERYAIDYVQLLPDGRLFTGDVADTASYAYFGADVHAVADGPVVAVLDGLPEQVPGKSPTGLRLDQYGGNHVVQDIGGGNYAFYAHLKTGSVAVKPGDRLSTGQVLGSLGNSGNTDAPHLHFHIMDSPDPLKADGLPFVFDSFRLTGRTDDRLGPDGDAIDTVQAGKPAPMVPDFAARDETHVTPLVSDVMDYPGE; translated from the coding sequence GTGGCGACCCCCGTGCTGGCCCGGGCTGTCGCCGCACCGGTACCGGTCCGGGCCACCGATGGTCGGACGCATCTCGCCTACGAATTGCTGTTGACCAACGCGATGGATCAAGACATCACCGTCGATTCCCTGCAGGTCCGCGCCGGCGACGCCGGTGAGCCGCTGCTGACCCTCAGCGGCGCCGATCTGGCCGAACGCACCCGGATTCTGGGCACCACCGCACCGACAGGCCGCCTCGGACCAGCACAGTCGGCATTGGTGTGGCTCGATGTCAGTACCGACGAGGACGCTGCACCAACCGAACTAGACCATCAGGTCCAGGTCACTCTCACCACACCGATGCCGCCGCTGCTGCCGCCGCAGCTGACCGAGACCGTCGCCCCGGTCACCGTGCAGTCGCGTACACCGGTGGTCATCGCGCCACCACTACGCGGCCCGCAGTGGTGGGATGCCAATGGGTGCTGCGGCATGACGCCTCACCGAATGGCGATCAACCCGATCGACGGTGCACTCTGGGGCGCCGAGCGGTACGCCATCGATTATGTGCAATTGCTGCCCGATGGTCGTTTGTTCACCGGTGACGTCGCGGATACCGCGTCGTACGCCTACTTCGGTGCCGACGTGCACGCCGTGGCCGATGGTCCGGTGGTTGCGGTGCTCGACGGACTGCCCGAGCAGGTACCGGGGAAGAGTCCGACCGGGCTGCGCCTGGACCAGTACGGCGGAAACCATGTGGTGCAGGACATCGGCGGCGGGAACTATGCCTTCTACGCTCACCTGAAGACAGGATCGGTGGCTGTGAAACCCGGTGACCGACTGAGCACCGGCCAGGTGCTGGGCTCACTCGGTAACAGTGGCAACACCGATGCTCCGCACCTACATTTCCACATCATGGACTCCCCGGATCCGTTGAAAGCCGACGGCTTGCCGTTCGTCTTCGACAGCTTCCGACTCACCGGACGCACCGATGACCGTCTTGGTCCCGATGGTGATGCCATCGACACCGTACAGGCAGGTAAGCCGGCACCCATGGTGCCGGACTTCGCGGCCCGAGACGAAACCCACGTCACGCCACTGGTTTCCGATGTGATGGACTATCCCGGTGAGTGA
- a CDS encoding lysylphosphatidylglycerol synthase transmembrane domain-containing protein, with amino-acid sequence MSHDAPMSDAHDRDVRTRGKYWWVRWVVIVVAVAVLTVELTLVWDQLAKAWRSLLSANWWWVLAAVVAAMASMHSFAQIQRTLLRSAGVQVHQWRSEAAFYAGNALSTTLPGGPVLSATFVYRQQRLWGASPVVASWQLVMSGVLQAVGLALLGLGGAFLLGASRNPLSLIFTLGGFFLLLVLAQSVAANPQQIDGIGVRLLSWFNALRNKPADMWLDKWRELLCQLESVRLSRRALGNAFGWSLFNWIADVACLAFAAYAAGGHPSLAALTVAYAAARAVGSIPLMPGGLLVVEAVLVPGLVSSGMSLASAISAMLIYRLVSWIFISAIGWVVFLFLFRTEMDVDPDAPAEPEDKECRDN; translated from the coding sequence GTGTCGCACGACGCGCCGATGAGCGACGCCCATGACCGCGACGTCCGTACCCGCGGCAAATACTGGTGGGTCCGCTGGGTGGTCATCGTGGTCGCGGTGGCGGTGCTGACGGTCGAGTTGACGCTGGTCTGGGATCAACTGGCCAAGGCGTGGCGGAGCCTGCTCTCGGCGAATTGGTGGTGGGTTCTCGCGGCCGTCGTCGCGGCGATGGCGTCGATGCACAGCTTCGCCCAGATTCAGCGCACGCTGTTGCGCTCGGCCGGCGTGCAGGTTCACCAGTGGCGTTCGGAAGCGGCGTTCTACGCAGGTAATGCGCTGTCCACGACACTGCCCGGCGGTCCGGTGCTCTCGGCGACATTCGTCTACCGCCAGCAGCGGTTGTGGGGTGCGTCCCCGGTGGTGGCGTCCTGGCAGCTGGTCATGTCGGGAGTCCTGCAGGCCGTCGGTCTCGCATTGCTCGGTCTGGGTGGAGCGTTCCTGTTGGGCGCCAGCCGGAATCCGTTGTCGCTGATCTTCACCTTGGGCGGGTTCTTCCTGCTGCTGGTCCTGGCACAGTCGGTCGCGGCCAATCCACAGCAGATCGACGGTATCGGCGTGCGACTGCTGTCCTGGTTCAATGCGTTGCGAAACAAGCCGGCCGACATGTGGCTGGACAAGTGGCGCGAGCTGCTGTGCCAGCTGGAATCGGTGCGATTGAGCCGACGAGCGCTGGGCAACGCGTTCGGCTGGTCGCTGTTCAACTGGATCGCCGATGTCGCCTGTCTCGCTTTCGCCGCGTACGCCGCCGGTGGTCACCCCTCGCTGGCGGCGCTGACGGTGGCCTACGCGGCCGCCCGCGCGGTGGGATCCATCCCGCTGATGCCCGGTGGGCTGCTGGTGGTCGAGGCCGTGCTGGTACCCGGGCTGGTATCCAGCGGTATGTCGTTGGCCTCGGCCATCTCAGCGATGTTGATCTATCGGTTGGTCAGTTGGATCTTCATCTCCGCCATCGGCTGGGTGGTGTTCTTGTTCTTGTTCCGCACCGAGATGGACGTCGACCCGGACGCACCGGCAGAGCCCGAAGACAAGGAGTGCCGTGATAACTAG
- a CDS encoding AI-2E family transporter: MAIDPVADQSVHPLVRKAAAWSWRLLVIGSAVVALLWVIGHMMLIVVSVALATMFAALLTPFVDFMHRRRAPRGWAVAVVLLSSISIVSGLLSFVVSQFISGAPALVDQVSASVDGVRGWLIDGPLHLSRDQIDHAGDAVISTLQENQARVTSGALSTAATVTEILTGALLVLFTLIFLLLGGREIFTYVTKIFPTTVRERVRDAGRAGFGSLTGYVRATCLVALVDAVGIGTGLAIMGIPLALPLASLVFLGAFVPLIGAVLTGGVAVIVALIAKGWVYALITFGLILAVQQLESHVLQPLVMGRAVSVHPLAVVLAIATGGVLAGILGALLAVPILAVLNSAIRVLLADDPEAEQEQVVAELEPEALTDGPPGEADRPH; this comes from the coding sequence ATGGCAATAGATCCGGTCGCCGATCAGTCGGTACATCCGTTGGTCCGCAAGGCTGCGGCCTGGTCGTGGCGCCTGCTGGTGATCGGATCGGCCGTCGTGGCGCTGCTGTGGGTGATCGGCCACATGATGCTGATCGTCGTGTCGGTGGCCTTGGCGACGATGTTCGCGGCATTGCTGACGCCGTTCGTCGACTTCATGCATCGTCGGCGCGCGCCGCGGGGCTGGGCGGTGGCGGTGGTGCTGCTGAGCTCCATCTCGATCGTCAGCGGATTGCTCAGCTTCGTCGTCAGCCAATTCATCAGCGGCGCACCGGCATTGGTGGATCAAGTGTCTGCCAGCGTGGACGGTGTGCGGGGTTGGCTGATCGACGGGCCGCTGCACCTGAGCCGAGATCAGATCGACCACGCGGGCGACGCGGTGATAAGCACCCTGCAGGAGAATCAGGCCAGGGTCACCAGCGGTGCGTTGTCGACGGCGGCCACCGTCACAGAGATCCTGACCGGCGCCCTGTTGGTGCTGTTCACCCTGATCTTTCTGCTGCTGGGTGGTCGGGAGATCTTCACCTACGTCACAAAGATCTTCCCGACGACGGTGCGGGAGCGGGTCCGCGACGCGGGCCGCGCAGGTTTCGGATCGCTCACCGGTTACGTGCGGGCCACCTGCCTGGTGGCACTCGTCGACGCCGTCGGTATCGGTACCGGACTGGCCATCATGGGCATCCCGCTCGCCCTGCCGCTGGCATCCCTGGTGTTCCTCGGCGCGTTCGTCCCGCTGATCGGCGCGGTGCTCACCGGTGGCGTCGCGGTGATCGTCGCGCTGATCGCCAAGGGCTGGGTCTACGCGCTGATCACCTTCGGGCTGATCCTCGCGGTGCAACAGCTCGAATCACATGTGCTCCAGCCTTTGGTGATGGGCCGCGCGGTGTCGGTCCATCCCCTTGCGGTGGTACTCGCGATCGCCACCGGCGGCGTACTGGCCGGCATCCTCGGGGCGCTGTTGGCGGTTCCCATACTGGCGGTGCTCAACAGCGCCATCCGGGTCCTGCTGGCCGACGATCCCGAGGCCGAGCAGGAGCAGGTGGTGGCCGAGCTGGAGCCCGAAGCCCTTACAGACGGCCCTCCCGGCGAAGCAGATCGGCCGCACTGA
- a CDS encoding MMPL family transporter: MFAWWGRTVYQYRYIVIGVMVALCLGGGLFGASLGQHVTQSGFYADTSESVQASLIGDEVYGRDRTSHVVAILTPPDDKKVTDKAWQREVTGELDKVVEDHPDQIVGWVGWLKAPDTDNPTVSQMKTEDLRQTFISVPLKGDDDDTILKNYQAVESDLKQVNGGDIKLAGLNPLASELTGTIGTDQKRAEIAIVPLVAVVLFFVFGGAVAAALPAIVGGLTIAGALGILRFMAEFGPVHFFAQPVVTMMGFGIAIDYGLFIVSRFREELAEGYDVPAAVRRSVMTSGRTVAFSAVIIVASSLPLLLIPLGFLKSITYAIITSVLLAAFLSITVLPAVLGILGANVDALGVRTLLRVPFLANWPFSRKIIDWFIEKTQKTMTREEVEKGFWGKLVNVVMKRPIAFAAPILVVMTLLVIPIGQMALGGLSEKYLPPDNPVRMAQEQFDREFSGFRTEPLTLVIRSDNGEPLTDQQVAAVRADAQTISGFAGADKPSEMWQERPAQESGSKDPSVRVIQNGLVDNSTAPKKIEELRALTPPRGTTILVGGTQALAQDSILTLFDKLPLMVVILVITTTILMFLAFGSLVLPIKAALMSALTLGSTMGILTWMFVEGGHGSGLFNYTPQPLFAPMIGLIIAVIWGLSTDYEVFLVSRMVEARERGLSTAEAIRIGTATTGRLITGAALVLAVVVAAFAFSDLVVMKYLAFGLLIALLLDATVIRMFLVPAIMKLLGDDCWWAPQWMKRVQEKIGLGETELPDERKRPGFREPDEEPADEAALVGAGVPARPQHDPGHPIAPPPRGLPPVRPTGPSAVGTSRIPTPPVAPEPPTTRFAAQPDSAATSAINAVNAPTERRPRTEQNPAREKREIESWLGELRGSAAPTTAIPSAGPGASQPAAPAGGDSDQTTAIPAQRDSGDPEPTEKLDTRAARETTDDAPTRRGGGVSAADLLRREGRL, encoded by the coding sequence GTGTTCGCCTGGTGGGGTCGAACGGTGTACCAGTACCGATACATAGTCATCGGTGTCATGGTCGCACTGTGCCTTGGTGGCGGGCTGTTCGGAGCAAGTCTCGGACAGCACGTCACCCAGAGCGGTTTCTACGCTGATACCAGCGAGTCGGTACAGGCTTCGCTGATCGGCGACGAGGTGTACGGCCGTGACCGCACCAGTCACGTCGTCGCAATCCTCACGCCCCCGGATGACAAGAAGGTCACCGACAAGGCGTGGCAGCGCGAGGTGACCGGCGAACTGGACAAGGTGGTCGAGGACCACCCGGATCAGATCGTCGGCTGGGTTGGCTGGTTGAAGGCACCCGATACCGATAATCCGACGGTCAGCCAGATGAAGACCGAGGATCTGCGGCAGACCTTCATCAGCGTGCCGCTCAAGGGCGACGACGACGACACGATCCTGAAGAACTACCAGGCCGTCGAGTCCGACCTGAAGCAGGTCAACGGCGGGGACATCAAGCTCGCCGGGCTCAACCCGCTGGCCAGCGAACTCACCGGCACCATCGGCACCGACCAGAAGCGCGCCGAGATCGCGATCGTGCCGCTGGTCGCGGTCGTGCTGTTCTTCGTGTTCGGCGGCGCCGTTGCGGCCGCCTTGCCCGCGATCGTCGGCGGTCTGACCATCGCCGGAGCGCTCGGCATCCTGCGTTTCATGGCCGAGTTCGGTCCGGTGCACTTCTTCGCCCAGCCCGTGGTGACGATGATGGGCTTCGGTATCGCCATCGACTACGGCCTGTTCATCGTGAGCCGGTTCCGCGAGGAGCTCGCCGAGGGGTACGACGTACCGGCAGCGGTACGCCGCTCGGTGATGACCTCGGGCCGCACTGTCGCGTTCTCCGCGGTGATCATCGTGGCGTCGTCACTTCCGCTGTTGCTGATACCGCTCGGGTTCCTCAAATCGATCACGTACGCGATCATCACGTCGGTGCTGCTGGCGGCGTTCCTGTCGATCACGGTATTGCCCGCGGTGCTGGGCATCCTCGGGGCGAACGTCGATGCACTCGGCGTCCGCACGCTGCTGCGCGTGCCCTTCCTGGCCAACTGGCCGTTCTCCCGCAAGATCATCGACTGGTTCATCGAGAAGACCCAGAAGACGATGACGCGCGAGGAGGTCGAGAAGGGTTTCTGGGGCAAGCTGGTCAACGTCGTGATGAAGCGGCCGATCGCGTTCGCCGCCCCGATCCTCGTCGTGATGACGCTGCTGGTCATCCCGATCGGGCAGATGGCGCTCGGCGGCCTGAGTGAGAAGTATCTACCGCCGGACAATCCCGTGCGTATGGCGCAGGAGCAGTTCGACCGCGAGTTCTCCGGGTTCCGCACCGAACCGTTGACCCTGGTCATCCGCAGCGACAACGGCGAACCGTTGACCGATCAGCAGGTGGCGGCCGTTCGCGCCGACGCCCAGACGATCTCCGGTTTTGCGGGCGCCGACAAACCGTCGGAGATGTGGCAGGAGCGGCCGGCTCAGGAGAGTGGGTCCAAGGATCCGTCTGTCCGAGTGATCCAGAACGGGCTGGTCGACAACAGCACCGCGCCCAAGAAGATCGAGGAGCTGCGCGCGCTCACGCCGCCGCGTGGAACGACGATCCTGGTCGGTGGCACCCAGGCGCTGGCTCAGGACAGCATCCTGACGCTGTTCGACAAGTTGCCGTTGATGGTCGTGATCCTGGTCATCACCACCACGATCCTGATGTTCCTGGCGTTCGGATCACTGGTGCTGCCTATCAAGGCGGCGTTGATGTCCGCCCTCACATTGGGCTCCACGATGGGCATCTTGACCTGGATGTTCGTCGAGGGCGGGCATGGCTCCGGGTTGTTCAACTACACCCCGCAGCCGTTGTTCGCGCCGATGATCGGCCTGATCATCGCGGTGATCTGGGGCCTGTCGACCGACTACGAGGTGTTCTTGGTCTCTCGCATGGTCGAGGCGCGCGAACGCGGTCTGTCCACGGCCGAGGCCATCCGCATCGGAACGGCCACCACGGGTCGACTGATCACCGGCGCCGCTCTGGTGCTGGCCGTCGTGGTCGCGGCGTTCGCATTCTCCGATCTCGTCGTGATGAAGTACCTGGCCTTCGGTCTGTTGATCGCGCTGCTGCTCGACGCCACCGTGATCCGGATGTTCCTGGTGCCGGCGATCATGAAACTGCTCGGCGACGACTGCTGGTGGGCGCCACAGTGGATGAAGCGCGTTCAGGAGAAGATCGGTCTCGGTGAGACCGAACTGCCCGATGAGCGCAAGCGTCCCGGGTTCCGCGAACCCGATGAGGAGCCGGCCGACGAGGCAGCGCTGGTGGGTGCCGGTGTACCCGCGCGCCCGCAGCACGACCCGGGGCATCCGATCGCTCCGCCGCCCCGCGGTCTCCCGCCCGTGCGTCCCACGGGTCCGTCCGCAGTCGGGACGAGCCGGATTCCCACTCCCCCGGTGGCACCCGAACCTCCGACGACGCGGTTCGCCGCGCAGCCGGACTCGGCCGCGACGTCGGCGATCAACGCGGTCAACGCACCGACCGAACGCAGGCCGCGCACCGAGCAGAATCCTGCACGGGAAAAGCGCGAGATCGAGTCGTGGCTGGGCGAGTTGCGCGGTAGCGCCGCACCCACCACGGCGATCCCGAGCGCAGGCCCGGGCGCCTCGCAGCCGGCCGCACCCGCCGGTGGCGACAGCGATCAGACGACCGCCATTCCCGCCCAACGGGATTCGGGCGATCCGGAGCCGACGGAGAAGCTCGACACCCGCGCCGCGCGGGAGACGACCGACGATGCCCCCACCCGACGTGGTGGCGGCGTCAGTGCGGCCGATCTGCTTCGCCGGGAGGGCCGTCTGTAA
- a CDS encoding NYN domain-containing protein encodes MDTEPDLPETPDAPAEPASTVHRVLLVWDAPNLDMGLGSILGGRPTAAHRPRFDALGRWLLSRTAELSERRQADGGAVPTLEPEATVFTNIAPGSADVVRPWVEALRNVGFAVFAKPKIDDDSDVDSDMLEHIALRRGEGLAGVVVASADGQAFRIPLEEIAHEGVPVQVLGFREHASWALASDSLEFVDLEDIPGVFREPLPRIGLDSLPEQGAWLQPFRPLSALLTSRV; translated from the coding sequence ATCGACACCGAGCCAGATCTCCCCGAGACCCCCGATGCCCCGGCCGAGCCGGCGTCCACCGTCCACCGCGTATTGCTGGTGTGGGATGCGCCCAACCTCGACATGGGGCTGGGCTCCATCCTCGGCGGCCGTCCCACCGCCGCGCACCGGCCCCGCTTCGACGCGCTGGGCAGGTGGCTGCTGAGCCGGACCGCGGAGCTGTCCGAACGCAGGCAGGCAGATGGGGGCGCGGTCCCGACCCTGGAGCCCGAGGCGACCGTCTTCACCAATATCGCCCCGGGTAGCGCCGATGTCGTCCGACCCTGGGTGGAAGCGTTGCGTAACGTGGGTTTCGCGGTCTTTGCCAAGCCGAAGATCGACGATGACAGCGACGTGGACAGCGACATGCTGGAGCACATCGCGCTGCGCCGCGGCGAGGGCCTGGCCGGTGTCGTGGTGGCATCCGCGGACGGTCAGGCGTTCCGGATACCCCTGGAAGAGATCGCCCACGAGGGCGTTCCGGTGCAGGTGCTCGGATTTCGCGAACATGCCAGTTGGGCGTTAGCGTCGGATAGCTTGGAGTTCGTCGACCTGGAGGACATCCCTGGTGTCTTCCGGGAACCGCTACCGCGAATCGGCCTTGATTCGCTGCCCGAGCAGGGCGCGTGGTTGCAGCCGTTCCGGCCGTTGTCAGCGCTGCTGACCTCGCGCGTTTGA
- the trmB gene encoding tRNA (guanosine(46)-N7)-methyltransferase TrmB: MSDDGPMYAQGEEPGGVDPAPGAPAHHQRRVTSFRTRRSQLTGGQQQTWERRWPELGSEALDPDGRPVSLDLEQWFGRRAPLIVEIGCGTGTSTAAMAQAEPERDVIAVEVYKRGLAQLLSAIDREGITNIRLIRGDGVDVLEHLVGSGSLTGVRVFFPDPWPKARHHKRRLIQPASVALIADRLRPGGLLHVATDHQGYAEHIAEVGDAEPALRRVGMDDELPISVARPETKYERKALAGPIVTELLWERR, translated from the coding sequence ATGAGCGACGATGGACCGATGTATGCCCAGGGGGAGGAGCCCGGGGGAGTCGATCCCGCGCCGGGTGCTCCCGCCCATCATCAACGCCGGGTGACGAGCTTCCGTACCCGCCGATCCCAGCTGACCGGGGGGCAGCAACAGACCTGGGAGCGCCGCTGGCCCGAGTTGGGCTCCGAGGCGCTGGATCCCGACGGACGGCCGGTCTCCCTCGACCTCGAGCAATGGTTCGGCAGGCGGGCACCGCTGATCGTGGAGATCGGCTGTGGCACCGGTACCTCGACCGCAGCGATGGCCCAGGCCGAACCCGAGCGCGATGTCATCGCCGTCGAGGTCTACAAGCGCGGGCTGGCGCAGCTGCTGTCGGCCATCGACCGCGAGGGCATCACCAACATCCGGTTGATCCGCGGTGACGGGGTGGACGTGCTGGAACACCTCGTGGGCAGCGGATCGCTGACCGGCGTCCGGGTGTTCTTCCCCGATCCGTGGCCCAAGGCCCGCCACCACAAGCGACGGCTCATCCAGCCCGCCTCGGTGGCCCTGATCGCCGACCGCCTCCGCCCCGGCGGGCTACTCCATGTGGCGACCGACCACCAGGGTTATGCCGAGCACATCGCCGAGGTGGGAGATGCCGAACCCGCGCTGCGTCGCGTCGGCATGGACGACGAGCTGCCGATATCGGTGGCTCGGCCGGAGACCAAATACGAGCGCAAGGCGCTGGCCGGACCGATCGTGACGGAGCTGCTGTGGGAACGGCGATGA